Proteins found in one Candidatus Tisiphia endosymbiont of Beris chalybata genomic segment:
- the nadA gene encoding quinolinate synthase NadA: MQQNVLTSSAIDPYLDLEQAILRIKTEKNAVIFAHYYQDSEIQDIADFIGDSLELSKKASMTSADIIVFCGVKFMAEVAYILNPHKKVLLPDLNAGCSLEESCRPEDFAKFRRENPGYIAITYINCSAEVKALSDIIVTSSSAEKIINAIPQEQPILFAPDKHLGNYLIKKTNRPMKLWNGSCIVHENFSERELIKLRTSSPLAQIIAHPECPDTLLSYADYIGSTSALLKYVAANNGIEFIVLTEPGIIHQMQMQSPDSKFYEVPSINQAGCSSCSNCPHMKLNTLEKLYLCMVNEYPEIKLERDIVIKARRSLDRMLELSK; encoded by the coding sequence ATGCAGCAAAATGTTCTTACCTCTTCTGCTATTGATCCTTACCTTGATCTTGAGCAGGCAATTTTACGAATTAAAACAGAAAAAAATGCAGTAATTTTTGCTCATTACTATCAAGATTCTGAGATTCAAGATATTGCAGATTTTATTGGAGATTCATTAGAATTGTCTAAGAAAGCTTCTATGACTTCAGCTGATATAATAGTTTTTTGTGGGGTGAAGTTTATGGCAGAAGTTGCTTACATCCTTAATCCTCATAAGAAAGTCTTGCTCCCAGATTTGAATGCGGGCTGTTCGCTAGAAGAATCCTGTCGTCCTGAAGATTTTGCTAAGTTCAGGAGAGAAAATCCGGGATATATTGCTATAACTTATATTAATTGCTCTGCTGAGGTAAAAGCCTTATCTGATATTATAGTGACCTCCTCTAGTGCAGAAAAAATAATTAATGCTATACCACAAGAGCAGCCTATCCTTTTTGCGCCTGATAAACATTTAGGAAATTACCTAATAAAAAAGACAAACAGGCCAATGAAATTATGGAATGGTTCATGTATTGTTCATGAGAATTTTTCGGAAAGAGAGTTAATTAAGCTGCGTACAAGTAGCCCTTTAGCTCAAATTATTGCGCACCCGGAGTGCCCAGATACTTTACTAAGCTATGCAGATTACATAGGGTCTACCTCTGCGCTACTTAAATATGTAGCAGCCAATAACGGGATCGAATTTATTGTGCTTACCGAACCAGGGATTATTCATCAAATGCAAATGCAAAGCCCAGATAGCAAATTTTATGAAGTACCTTCTATTAATCAAGCTGGTTGTAGTAGTTGTAGTAATTGTCCTCATATGAAGCTTAATACTCTGGAGAAGTTATATCTTTGTATGGTTAACGAATATCCGGAAATTAAATTAGAGAGAGATATAGTAATTAAAGCCAGGAGATCTTTAGATAGAATGTTAGAATTAAGTAAATAG